The sequence GGGTGACCATGGTCTCGTGGATGCTCTCTACGCTGAGGTTGTGGTCGAGCAGCTTGGGTACCAGCGCGGCGTTGATGTAGCGCTTCTCGATGACCAGGGCCTCGTCGCCCGCCGTGCGCAGGCGGTGCACGAAGATGACAGGGTCGCCCGGCTGGATTTGCAGCACGATGGCGATCTCGGGCGTGGCCTCGATCTGCATGGCGCGCAGCACGGTGGTTCGGTGATCGGGGTGGCGGGCCCATTCCTTGAAGGGGCGCACGCGGAACATGCCCTGGCGGAAGCGCTTGCCGGTGGGGAAGGTGCCGGCGCCCTGCACGCGGTACACGTAGCCCTCGCGTTCCAGTTCGTCGATGGCCCGGCGGGCGGTCATGCGCGACACTTCGAATTCGCGGGCGAGTTGCGGTTCGCTCGGCAGGGGGAGGCCTTCGGTGTAATGGCCGCCCAGCAGGCGGTCTTTCAGGGTTGATTTGATGAGCGGGTACTTCGCCATGCATCCCTCCGGTCGCTTCCGCTGGTGCGGCGCTTCAACTCATCTTAGGGTTAGTGTCAAGAGGACACAAGGTTGTCTGGTCTGTCCCGCAGGTGGGGACAACACATCCGGGTCGCTTACGCCAGTCCTGACGCGATCCTCAGCCCCCGATGTGTGACATCTCCACCTTGGTGGCCCGCTCCAGGGTGGCCTCGCCCCGCTCCTCGCTGTAGCGGTCACGGCGGGCCGCCCACACGCCGGAGATCAGCGTGTGAATCTCGGGATCGCTGGCTCCGGTTCGCAGGGGCGCCCGCAGATCCGTGCCCACGCCCGCGAACAGGCAGGTGTACAGCACGCCCACGGCCGACAGCCGCGCCCGCGAGCAGTCTCCGCAGAACGGCGCACTCACCGACGAGATCAGGCCGACTTCATGCCCCTCTCTGTCCACATGCCGGGCAGCCACTTCGCCCCGGTACCTGGGGTTCACCGGCTGGAACTCGCCCCCCGTTCCATCGGCACTCAGGCGGGCCAACACCTCGCGTGAGGGCACCACGCTGCCTAAGTTCCAGCCGTTGTGGTTGCCCACGTCCATGAACTCGATGAACCGCACCACGGCCTTCTCGCGCAGCGCCAGCCACAGGTTCCGCAGGCCGTCCTCGTTCACGCCGCGCTGCACGACCGTGTTCACCTTCACACCCAGCCCCGCTTGAAGGGCCGCCTCGATGCCGTCCAGCACCTTCTGCGGGTGCGTACCCAGGCCGTTCATGCGCCCGAACACGTCAGGATCGAGGGAATCGATGCTGACGGTCACGCGGTGCAACCCCGCGGCCTTCAGGTCGGCCGCCAGCCGGGGCAACAGCAGGCCGTTGGTGGTGAGGGCCACGTCGTCCACACCCTCGATGCGGCTCAGGCGGGCGATCAGCTCCGGCAGGTCGCGGCGTAGGGTGGGCTCGCCGCCCGTGATGCGCAATTTGCGCACCCCCAACGCCACGAATACGCGGGCCAGCCGTTCGATCTCCTCGAAGCTCAGCAGCTCGCTGCGTGGCAAGAACGCGTAGTCCGGGCCAAACACGTCGGCCGGCATGCAGTAGGTGCAGCGCAGGTTGCAGCGGTCGGTCACGCTGATGCGCAGGTCACGCAGGGGCCTTGCCAACTGGTCGCGGAGCATTGCCGCTTACCATACGCGCCGCACCGTTGGAATTCAGAGGGGGCCGCTCCATTCCCACTCCGCGCCATCACCGGGCATGTGCTGGCTGGACACTCCCGTTGCCTGGACGGGCACGCGGCGACCTGCCGGACGGTCGCCCTGACGCCTGTTCCACAGGCAGAACCACCTCTGGGCCGTCATGATCCATTGATTTTGGCTTCCCTTGCTTCTACGCTGTGGCCAGTCACACAATCCGGCCCCGGCTCCCCCCGCCCCGCCCTGTCCAGTTCCGTCACGCAGGAGGCACGCATGACCGTATCCCAGTCACGCCCGAGTCCCGCCCCAGCCCGCAACGCCGCGTACCAGCAACTGGTCGCGCAGCGGAATTCGTTCACGGTCACCATGACGGTCACGTTCCTGGTGTTGTACTTCCTGCTGCCGATCCTGGCCGGGTACAACAAACCCCTGATGGCCACCAAGGTCTTCGGGAACGTCACCTTCGGGTACGTGCTCGCCTTCCTGGAATTCGTGATGGGCTGGGTCATGGCGTACATCTACGTGGTTCGGGCGCGCGCCTTCGACCGGCTGGCCGAGGAAGCCCGCCGATGACGTTCCTGCTCGCCGCGATCATCGTCGCCATCACCCTGGGCGTGACCTTCTGGGCCAGCAAACGCAACACCAGCGCCGGAGACTTCTACGTCGCCGGGGGTCGCATCAGCGCCACGCAGAACGGCATCGCCATCGCCGGGGACTACATGAGCGCCGCGTCGTTCCTGGGCATCACCGGCCTCATCGCCCTGAACGGCTACGACGGCTTCATGTACTCGGTCGGGTGGTTCATCGCGTACCTGACCGTGCTGTTCATCGTGGCCGAGCCGCTGCGCAACCTCGGCAAGTACACCCTGGCCGACATGCTGGTCTACCGACTGAAAGACCCGCGCGTGCGCACCTACGCTGCCGTGAGCACCATCGGGATCAGCACCTTCTACATGATCGCGCAGGTCGTGGGCGCGGGCAGCCTGATCAGCCTGCTCTCCAAGGGCGCCATCTCGGCCGACCTCGCCATTCCGCTCGTCGGGGTGCTGATGATCATCTACGTGGTCGTGGGCGGCATGCTCGCCACCACCTGGGTGCAGATCATCAAGGCCATGCTGCTGATGTTCGCCACCATCGTGATGACCCTGCTGATCCTCACGAAGTTCGGCTTCAGCTTCTCGAACCTGCTCGGGCAGGTAGAAGCTAAGAATGGCGCGGAGTTCCTGGGCGCAGGCGTGAAATACAAGAATCCTGTCGACCTGATCTCGCTGTGTCTCGCGCTCGTGCTGGGCACCGCCGGGCTGCCGCACATCCTCGTGCGCTTCTTCACCGTCCCCACTGCGCAGGATGCCCGCAAGAGCGTCGTGTGGGCCATGGTACTGATCGGCGCGTTCTACG comes from Deinococcus sp. KSM4-11 and encodes:
- the moaA gene encoding GTP 3',8-cyclase MoaA → MLRDQLARPLRDLRISVTDRCNLRCTYCMPADVFGPDYAFLPRSELLSFEEIERLARVFVALGVRKLRITGGEPTLRRDLPELIARLSRIEGVDDVALTTNGLLLPRLAADLKAAGLHRVTVSIDSLDPDVFGRMNGLGTHPQKVLDGIEAALQAGLGVKVNTVVQRGVNEDGLRNLWLALREKAVVRFIEFMDVGNHNGWNLGSVVPSREVLARLSADGTGGEFQPVNPRYRGEVAARHVDREGHEVGLISSVSAPFCGDCSRARLSAVGVLYTCLFAGVGTDLRAPLRTGASDPEIHTLISGVWAARRDRYSEERGEATLERATKVEMSHIGG
- a CDS encoding GntR family transcriptional regulator — protein: MAKYPLIKSTLKDRLLGGHYTEGLPLPSEPQLAREFEVSRMTARRAIDELEREGYVYRVQGAGTFPTGKRFRQGMFRVRPFKEWARHPDHRTTVLRAMQIEATPEIAIVLQIQPGDPVIFVHRLRTAGDEALVIEKRYINAALVPKLLDHNLSVESIHETMVTLGVPLQRVEQNLEAVNLRQEEAELLRVPLGTAAFLLRRTTYSGQRRASYVNYWVRGDRYAFQDTFEP
- a CDS encoding cation acetate symporter yields the protein MTFLLAAIIVAITLGVTFWASKRNTSAGDFYVAGGRISATQNGIAIAGDYMSAASFLGITGLIALNGYDGFMYSVGWFIAYLTVLFIVAEPLRNLGKYTLADMLVYRLKDPRVRTYAAVSTIGISTFYMIAQVVGAGSLISLLSKGAISADLAIPLVGVLMIIYVVVGGMLATTWVQIIKAMLLMFATIVMTLLILTKFGFSFSNLLGQVEAKNGAEFLGAGVKYKNPVDLISLCLALVLGTAGLPHILVRFFTVPTAQDARKSVVWAMVLIGAFYVMTAFMGNAANVLLGKDAIETANKAGNMAAPLLAQALFGGAGTAGGEFGLAFVTAVAFATILAVVAGLTISASTSFTHDIYNGVMRGGQASERNQFRVARLATVAVGIAAIILGLLAKTQNVAFLVALAFALAASANLPVILFTLFWRKFNATGAIWGIVGGIVFTLLLIAISPNIMKIDPDTLTTGRHLIQANPIFPLENPGIISIPAGFLFAYVGTLLGAARRNAAQDDRDFEEMQYRAYTGAGTDGTVAAHD
- a CDS encoding DUF485 domain-containing protein, which produces MTVSQSRPSPAPARNAAYQQLVAQRNSFTVTMTVTFLVLYFLLPILAGYNKPLMATKVFGNVTFGYVLAFLEFVMGWVMAYIYVVRARAFDRLAEEARR